Within the Mucilaginibacter sp. CSA2-8R genome, the region TATAAATCGAGCGCTATAACGTTAACGTTGCCTACATCATTATATAACTTTTCGGCTTCGCGCTTAATAAAATCATTTAGGCCATACCATTCATGTATCACCAGCAAATAATTATTAGTTGGCTTTTTGGCTTTAAGTTCATAAGCATTAGCCGTTAAACCGTCGGCTGTTTTATAATTAATAGCCTTACCAATGCTGCTTTGAAAATGTATGCGTTTCGGATTGGCATGTGCCATTACAAACTTGCTGTTTGAGGCTAGCATAGCAAACCGTTTGGTTGCCGTTGGTGCATCAGGCTTGTGGCAACAGGCCATCTTACTTTGGCTAAAAGCCATACCAAAAGCACCTAACAACAAAATTAAAAGGTATAATCTTTTCATGAATAGTTCTTTAACAGGCTAAAGACAGATTATTGAGCGTTTTGTTTAAAAATTTTAAAGTCATGCCGTATTAGCATACCTATTGCAATGGCAACCCATTAGTAATGAAATTAATTAGCTCATTTATAAAACAACATAATTCACGCAATAAAACACTATTAAAGCCAAAAGCCCTCTCCCGAAATCGGAAAAGGGCTCTCAACAAAAAACTATTAACAAATATTATTGAACAGAAATTAATTGCCGCTGCTCTTAGCCTCTTGTTTCAACTGATCGTTAGCCACGATAACAATTTCTACACGGCGGTTTTGCGCACGGCCGCTTTCGGTGCTATTATCAGCAATAGGCTCACTTAAACCTTTGCCTTGTGTGCTTAAACGGCCTGAACTAACGCCATTGGATACAATGAAAGATTTAACAGATTCAGCACGGCGTACCGATAAATCCTGGTTGTAACTTGCACTACCAGTGTTATCAGTATGTCCAACAATTAAGATATTAGTTTGCGGATTGCTGTTTAACGACGTAGCTAAATTTTGCAGATTACTGCGTGCATCAGATTTTAATGCTGTTTTATCTACATCAAATAAAATACCCGAATCAAATTTTACCAAAATACCTTCGCCCTGACGTTCTACAGTAGCTCCCGGAACAGTTTGTTTAATTTCGGCAGCTTGCCTGTCCATCTTACGGCCAATAAAAGCACCTGCTGTACCACCTACGGCACCACCAATAATAGCACCTAAAGCAGTATTACCTGCACTTTTACCAATTAATGCACCTATAGTACCACCGGCACCGGCACCAATGGCCGTACCTTTTTGTGTTTTGGTTAATGAGTTACAGCCAAACCCTATTAAAGTTGCTGTAGCTAAAGTTACCGCTACAAGAGCTGTTTTAAATTTATTAGTTTTCATAAAAAGATGTAGTATCAGTATGTTGTCACAATGCTTGTTACAAAGCAAATGCCAAACCGTGTAATGTAAGATAAGACTATGATTAATGGTAAGGTTTAATAAACAGGAGTTAAATAGTTTAAATTTAAATAAAATGTTTAAAAAAATACTTTTTGCTTAGTGTCTATAATTGCAGATAACATATACTTAAAACAGGCACATTAGTGTATTAAACATAATTGTGCTAACTTAATGTTTTTGAGAACTACTTTAAATAAACGATATTGAGCGGTATTAATGCAAGAGGCCCCGAGTAACTATACGCCACTACAACGTACCTGGAAACAGTTCAGGCAAAATAAGCTGGCTTTGGCGGGTTTGGCCTTTATTGCTATTACTACGCTGATGGCCATTTTAGGTTATTTGATTATGCCCGATCACAGTCCGGACGCTAATCATATGTCCTTACCTTTAAGCCTAAAGCCGCCTGGGTTTACCTATACTGTGCTTAAAATACCTAAACCCGATAAAATTGAACCGGCAAATATATTCAGCCGCATGCTTTCAGGCCAACCCCCAGCCAATCTGGAAATACCGGTGGTAAATTATAGTATACAAAAAGATTCGTTGACAGTTGATGAATACATTAGCAGTGAAGACAGGCCCGAACGACGTTCTTTTGCAGTTAAAGATTTGATGCTCAATGTGCCTGTAAGTAATTTTAACAGTCAGGATTTCATAAAACAACATATTGAACAAAAAACCTTTTGGCTGGGGAGTGACATGTACGGGCGCGATTTATTAAGCCGCATTATTTTAGGGGCGCGGGTATCATTAGCCGTAGGCATTATGGCCGTACTCATTAGCCTGGTAATTGGTGTTTCATTAGGTGCTTTGGCAGGCTACTACGGGGGATGGATTGACAGCGCACTGAGCTGGGTTATGAATATATTATGGTCATTGCCAGCCCTGCTGTTAGTTATTGCCTTGTCATTCGCATTAGGTAAAGGTTTGTGGCAAATTTTTGTAGCCGTTGGGTTATCGATGTGGGTAGAAGCGGCTCGGCTGGTAAGGGGCCAGGTTATCAGCCTTAAACAAGCCGAATATATCGAAGCAGCTAAGGCATTAGGTTATTCCGACTTCCGCATCATTACCCGTCACATTTTATTAAATATTGCCGGGCCAGTGCTGGTCATTGCGGCATCAAACTTTGCATCGGCTATACTACTCGAAGCCGGTTTGAGTTTTTTAGGATTTGGCGCACAACCGCCGGTACCTACTTGGGGAGGAATGATTCGTGAGCATTACGGCTATATTATTATGGATGCTGCTTATTTAGCACTGTTACCCGGTTTAGCTATTATGCTAATGGTATTTGCCTTTAATTTGGTAACTACCGGATTGCGCGATGCATTTGACATTAAATCACAAAACGTACGCTTATAAATTAATTTTTATAATTTAGACTTCTGCGAGTACTATGTATATTAACGACGGAGACTCTGGCGAAGACGAACTGATAAAACTGCTGCTTAAACGGCAGTGGGAATTAAATTCGTTGCTGGAAGTCACACAAGCTATTAATAAAAACACTGCAATACCAACGTTGCTCCAAATGCTGGAAGTAATTTTCAAAAATTATCTCCAGGTAGGTAAGCTGCGCTTTTTGGTTGAAAAGCAGGGTAGCTTTGCGTGTATATCAAAGTATGGCGGCGATTTTGAGGGTATTTCGGTTTTACACAAGGCTTGCCTGTTATTAAAAAAAGTAAAATCTCCTACCTCCTTAACCGGATACACCGATGGTGTACTTAATTCGTACGATTACTTTATTCCTATTTACCATAAGAAAAAGCCGTTAGCTTATGCCCTGATTGGTGATTTTACCCTGTCGGGCGAAATGATGAGCAATGACCTTAATTTTATGCAAACGCTTATCAACATGATTGTGGTAGCGCTCGAGAACAAAAAATTGTTTAGAGAGCGTTTGCAGGCCGAGCGTTTTCAGCGCGAAATGGAGTTAGCGGTTGAAGTACAAAACATGCTTATCCCCGTAAAAATACACAAGGATAAAGCGGTTGAAGCCAGTGCAAAATATTTGCCTCACCAGGATATCGGCGGCGACTATTTCGACTTTTTTAGGCTTAATGACGAGGAGTTTTTATGGTGTATTGCCGACGTATCGGGTAAAGGTATTGCAGCAGCGCTGCTAATGTCAAACTTTCAGGCCAGTTTGCGTGCCTGGGCCACGGTGGATAGCGATTTAACCAGCGTGGTAAACCGTTTGAATAGCATCGTAATCCGCAATACCAAAGGCGAACGTTTTATTACCCTGTTTGTAGCCAAGTATAACGAGCGGACGCGAAAACTGCAGTACATCAACGCAGGGCATAACCCTACCATTGTTTTTAATGGTACAAATGCCATCCGGTTAAAAACGGGCACTACCATGATTGGTGTTTTTGATGAATTGCCTTTCATTAACCAGGGCGAAGTAACTATTGAGCCTAATAGCCTGATCTTTAACTACACAGACGGTTTAATGGACTACGAAATAGAGCAAGACCATCGCTGGAACGAAGATAAACTGTTGACTTACGTGACCGACAATGGCCACCTCTCTCCGGATTTATTTAACCATAACCTGATGGACCACCTTAGCCGGATTATTAAAGGCAAGCGTATTGATGATATTACCTTGCTTACCCTACGGGTATTTTAAATTAAACTTTGCCTTTGGGCATCATATATCTTCTGCTTATTCGTTTCTCATCTTGTATGGCTAAGCCAAAAATTGTTGTTAAAACAAAAACTGCTTCTGTAAAAAACGAAATTTTAAGTTTGTTAGCTTGCCACCAGCCTGACTTGCTGGAAGCCGGTTGTGACGAAGCCGGACGCGGCTGCCTGGCCGGACCTGTTTTTGCCGCTGCCGTTATTTTGCCTCCAAGCTTTACGCACCCGCTGCTTAACGACTCTAAAAAGCTCAGCGAGGCCGACCGTTACCGATTACGTCCGGAAATAGAAGCGCAAGCCCTGGCCTTTGCCGTGGCTTCGGTAAGCAATACTGAGATTGATGAGATCAACATTTTAAATGCTTCCTTTTTGGCTATGCACAGGGCTATCAGTCAGTTAAGTATTAAGCCGCAGTATTTAATTATTGACGGTAACCGCTTTAACGCCTACCCCGAAATACCGCACCAATGCATCGTTCAGGGTGATGGCAAATACTTTAGTATTGCAGCTGCGTCTGTACTGGCCAAAACTTACCGTGATGATTATATGCAGCAGTTAGCTTTGCAACATCCCGAATACGACTGGCATAGCAATAAAGGCTATCCTACCATTAAACACCGTAACATGGTTTTGCAACATGGTTTTACACCTCATCACCGCCGTAGTTTTAATGTCACAAATCCGCAACTAAGCATCTTTTAATTTTGAATAGGGGTGCAGGGTTGATACTTTTGTTAGTAACCAATTGCCCCTTTGTGAAAGTACTTATCATTACCCACCTTGCGCCTTTCCCGCAGAACAGCGGCTATCCCATTGTGGTGGGTAATACCATTAAGGGTCTTGTTAATTCGGGTCATCAGGTTTCTTTATTCTCACTAAATCCGCAAAAACACAAATCACATCATAATACCGAGGCTGATGAACTGATTAAACACATCAACTATTACTGCCATCAGATAGATACAAGTATATCGCTAACTAACGCAGTACTGAGTTTGTTTAACCGTAAGCTACATACAGTTGAGCGTTATTATGATGCAGAATTTGAACGCTTGCTGGTTAAAGAAGTACAAAGCGGCAGTTATGACATTATTCAATTTGAAGGGCTATTTGTAACACCTTATTTGGCAGCCATACGTAAAGAAACCAAAGCCAAACTAATTTACAGGGCCCACCATATTGAGTACCTGGTATGGGAGCGCTTGGCCAAACAGAAAAACGATCCGGTTAAAAAGTTTTATTTGCGCCTTATTGCCAAACGTATCAAAGCTTTTGAATTGAATCAACTAAGTTTATTTGATGCGATTGCTGTGTTTACCAACCAGGATAAAGAAACAATCCAACAACATACCGGTAAGCAAATACCTGTAGAAATTTTACCTGTGGGTTTAGATTTACTGCGTTACCAGCCCGACTATCGTAAAACGGAATTTCCGAGCCTCTTTTTTTTAGGCGCGATGGACTGGATGCCTAACCGCGAGGGTATTGAATGGTTTTTAGAAAACTTTGCGAACGAGCTTACCCAAGGCGAATTAAGAACACGTTTTTATGTGGCCGGCAATGACATACCCGAACGTTTTGATGACTACGAAGTAGTAGGTAAAATTTTTATACACGGCGAAGTAGATGATGCCCTGGAGTTTGTAAATACCAAAGCCATTATGATTGTTCCGCTGCTGTCGGGTGGGGGTATGCGGGTTAAGATTGTAGAAGGTATGGCTATGCAGAAATGTATTATATCTACCTCGTTAGGTGCCGAGGGCATCAATTATAAAAATGGCGAAAACATTATTATTGCCAATACACCGCAAGAATTTCACCGGGCTATAAAGCGTTGCATTACCGACGAAAACTATTGTAAACGTATTGGTTTAAATGCACGCAAACTGGTAGAAGAACAGCACGATACTCACAAAATTACCCAGCGCCTGGTTAGT harbors:
- a CDS encoding OmpA family protein; the protein is MKTNKFKTALVAVTLATATLIGFGCNSLTKTQKGTAIGAGAGGTIGALIGKSAGNTALGAIIGGAVGGTAGAFIGRKMDRQAAEIKQTVPGATVERQGEGILVKFDSGILFDVDKTALKSDARSNLQNLATSLNSNPQTNILIVGHTDNTGSASYNQDLSVRRAESVKSFIVSNGVSSGRLSTQGKGLSEPIADNSTESGRAQNRRVEIVIVANDQLKQEAKSSGN
- a CDS encoding ABC transporter permease translates to MQEAPSNYTPLQRTWKQFRQNKLALAGLAFIAITTLMAILGYLIMPDHSPDANHMSLPLSLKPPGFTYTVLKIPKPDKIEPANIFSRMLSGQPPANLEIPVVNYSIQKDSLTVDEYISSEDRPERRSFAVKDLMLNVPVSNFNSQDFIKQHIEQKTFWLGSDMYGRDLLSRIILGARVSLAVGIMAVLISLVIGVSLGALAGYYGGWIDSALSWVMNILWSLPALLLVIALSFALGKGLWQIFVAVGLSMWVEAARLVRGQVISLKQAEYIEAAKALGYSDFRIITRHILLNIAGPVLVIAASNFASAILLEAGLSFLGFGAQPPVPTWGGMIREHYGYIIMDAAYLALLPGLAIMLMVFAFNLVTTGLRDAFDIKSQNVRL
- a CDS encoding PP2C family protein-serine/threonine phosphatase; the protein is MYINDGDSGEDELIKLLLKRQWELNSLLEVTQAINKNTAIPTLLQMLEVIFKNYLQVGKLRFLVEKQGSFACISKYGGDFEGISVLHKACLLLKKVKSPTSLTGYTDGVLNSYDYFIPIYHKKKPLAYALIGDFTLSGEMMSNDLNFMQTLINMIVVALENKKLFRERLQAERFQREMELAVEVQNMLIPVKIHKDKAVEASAKYLPHQDIGGDYFDFFRLNDEEFLWCIADVSGKGIAAALLMSNFQASLRAWATVDSDLTSVVNRLNSIVIRNTKGERFITLFVAKYNERTRKLQYINAGHNPTIVFNGTNAIRLKTGTTMIGVFDELPFINQGEVTIEPNSLIFNYTDGLMDYEIEQDHRWNEDKLLTYVTDNGHLSPDLFNHNLMDHLSRIIKGKRIDDITLLTLRVF
- a CDS encoding ribonuclease HII; protein product: MAKPKIVVKTKTASVKNEILSLLACHQPDLLEAGCDEAGRGCLAGPVFAAAVILPPSFTHPLLNDSKKLSEADRYRLRPEIEAQALAFAVASVSNTEIDEINILNASFLAMHRAISQLSIKPQYLIIDGNRFNAYPEIPHQCIVQGDGKYFSIAAASVLAKTYRDDYMQQLALQHPEYDWHSNKGYPTIKHRNMVLQHGFTPHHRRSFNVTNPQLSIF
- a CDS encoding glycosyltransferase family 4 protein is translated as MKVLIITHLAPFPQNSGYPIVVGNTIKGLVNSGHQVSLFSLNPQKHKSHHNTEADELIKHINYYCHQIDTSISLTNAVLSLFNRKLHTVERYYDAEFERLLVKEVQSGSYDIIQFEGLFVTPYLAAIRKETKAKLIYRAHHIEYLVWERLAKQKNDPVKKFYLRLIAKRIKAFELNQLSLFDAIAVFTNQDKETIQQHTGKQIPVEILPVGLDLLRYQPDYRKTEFPSLFFLGAMDWMPNREGIEWFLENFANELTQGELRTRFYVAGNDIPERFDDYEVVGKIFIHGEVDDALEFVNTKAIMIVPLLSGGGMRVKIVEGMAMQKCIISTSLGAEGINYKNGENIIIANTPQEFHRAIKRCITDENYCKRIGLNARKLVEEQHDTHKITQRLVSFYQHTLLPS